The following coding sequences are from one Dermacentor silvarum isolate Dsil-2018 chromosome 4, BIME_Dsil_1.4, whole genome shotgun sequence window:
- the LOC119449433 gene encoding mitochondrial coenzyme A diphosphatase NUDT8-like: MAFQKHNAHFLAWSLNGLARLTNVRRSSATTLDGTFFCDDRRKACMDSLVRSSEKLSRTFLNVPTTLSAAVLVPFCINRGGEPAVLLTLRSRSLARHGGLISFPGGIADKSDESATETALRETEEELGIPPANVDVWGSLHSLPSLGSAISVTPVVGFVKSKSAASLMDELTVNEGEVEKVFMPSLRSLCDPRGWEYTCWKYPGVPDHASPVFVLNGDEKIWGLTARILHLCMASILPELYCRNYPVNLLNVTNGGSKL, from the coding sequence ATGGCTTTTCAGAAACACAACGCGCATTTTCTTGCGTGGTCGTTGAACGGTCTGGCTAGGCTTACAAATGTTCGCCGAAGCAGCGCCACGACCCTCGACGGGACGTTTTTCTGCGACGACCGGAGGAAAGCCTGCATGGATTCTTTAGTGAGATCATCAGAAAAACTAAGTCGCACGTTCCTCAACGTACCTACTACGCTGTCAGCTGCCGTGTTGGTTCCATTCTGCATTAACCGCGGAGGAGAGCCCGCCGTCTTGCTGACATTAAGGTCACGAAGCCTCGCCAGGCACGGCGGGCTCATTAGCTTTCCTGGAGGCATCGCCGACAAAAGCGACGAGTCAGCTACGGAAACGGCGCTTCGAGAAACTGAAGAGGAGCTCGGTATACCGCCTGCAAACGTTGACGTGTGGGGATCTCTACACTCGCTTCCGTCTCTGGGCTCCGCGATTTCTGTCACGCCCGTCGTCGGGTTTGTGAAATCCAAAAGTGCCGCGTCGTTGATGGACGAGCTCACAGTGAATGAAGGCGAAGTGGAAAAAGTGTTCATGCCATCTTTGCGAAGCCTGTGCGACCCTCGCGGCTGGGAGTACACGTGCTGGAAATATCCCGGTGTACCAGACCATGCGTCGCCAGTTTTTGTTCTCAACGGCGACGAAAAGATTTGGGGACTAACTGCAAGAATATTGCATCTGTGTATGGCCAGTATTTTACCAGAACTGTACTGCAGAAATTACCCAGTCAATCTGTTAAACGTTACTAACGGTGGCAGTAAGCTCTAA